The Patescibacteria group bacterium genome includes a region encoding these proteins:
- a CDS encoding DUF1554 domain-containing protein produces the protein MDIKEKQILKIKLKAQAKSLAWRAITTVILTMTAVVTVWAYAAFVEPSAGPTDSDQDFAQNILGANNADNDFNSSSVAANADGSIIERQEYIQTQVDSNLDTLSPLEKLTKRVFVTSTTYNGNLGGVSGADDKCQTRADAAGLGGTWQAIISGDSITANSRIGYNWLFLVNMIGEPVATNFIATGTVSSLGPWTNRDGTNHLYYPIQYDEFGVSKTGCVWTGSTANGLLNTADDQCSDPPNSGPDWINSNAGYNGTEGRSNYTDSQWVKETIGCGNCSGSNSLYCIEQ, from the coding sequence ATGGATATTAAAGAAAAACAAATCCTAAAAATTAAATTAAAAGCTCAAGCCAAAAGTTTGGCTTGGCGGGCGATTACCACGGTTATTTTAACTATGACCGCGGTTGTTACAGTTTGGGCTTATGCCGCTTTTGTTGAACCAAGCGCCGGACCGACTGACTCTGACCAAGATTTTGCCCAAAATATTTTAGGCGCCAATAACGCGGACAATGATTTTAATTCTTCCAGTGTAGCCGCCAATGCTGATGGCAGCATTATTGAAAGGCAAGAATATATTCAAACTCAGGTTGACTCAAATTTAGATACATTAAGTCCGTTAGAAAAATTAACTAAAAGAGTTTTTGTTACCAGCACAACATATAATGGTAATTTGGGCGGGGTGTCGGGAGCGGATGATAAGTGTCAAACGCGCGCGGATGCAGCTGGTTTGGGAGGAACTTGGCAAGCGATTATTTCGGGAGATTCTATAACGGCTAATTCCAGGATAGGATATAATTGGTTATTTTTGGTAAACATGATAGGGGAGCCGGTGGCGACTAATTTCATAGCGACAGGAACTGTCAGTAGTCTGGGGCCATGGACCAATAGAGATGGCACTAATCATTTATATTATCCTATACAATATGACGAGTTTGGTGTTTCTAAAACCGGGTGTGTTTGGACTGGCAGTACGGCAAACGGTCTTCTCAATACCGCGGATGATCAATGTTCCGACCCTCCGAACAGTGGACCTGATTGGATAAATTCTAATGCAGGTTATAACGGTACCGAGGGCAGATCAAATTATACAGATTCGCAATGGGTGAAAGAAACAATAGGTTGCGGAAATTGTAGCGGTTCAAATTCTTTGTATTGTATAGAACAATAA
- the uppP gene encoding undecaprenyl-diphosphatase UppP, whose amino-acid sequence MDIIQSIILGVIEGLTEFLPISSTAHLIIAAKLLAISQTEFVKSFTIAIQLGAILAVLVLYWRKFLVDRACLRNIIVAFLPTAVVGFIFYQIIKNFLMESFLVIALALLAGGIIIILFEAGKSKRTADNGSDLITYKKAFLIGLCQSLAVIPGVSRSAATIIGGLSLNLSRRTIVEFSFLLAVPTMIAATGYDLAKTGLSFSCGELEAFLVGFFISFFAALAGVKFFLKFITKYNFFYFGIYRIILGLAILAWLWL is encoded by the coding sequence ATGGATATAATTCAAAGTATAATTCTCGGCGTAATAGAGGGCTTAACCGAATTTCTGCCGATTTCTTCAACCGCCCATTTAATAATTGCGGCCAAGCTTTTAGCTATTAGCCAGACCGAGTTTGTCAAAAGTTTTACCATTGCCATCCAGTTGGGCGCGATTTTGGCCGTTTTGGTTTTGTATTGGCGGAAGTTTTTGGTGGATCGGGCCTGCCTAAGGAATATAATTGTGGCTTTTTTGCCAACGGCCGTTGTTGGTTTTATTTTTTATCAGATTATAAAAAATTTTTTGATGGAGAGTTTTTTAGTAATTGCCTTGGCCTTGCTGGCGGGAGGGATAATTATAATTTTATTTGAAGCCGGCAAAAGCAAAAGAACCGCGGATAACGGCAGCGACTTAATCACTTATAAAAAAGCTTTTTTGATAGGCCTATGCCAGTCTCTGGCGGTTATCCCTGGAGTTTCCCGGTCCGCGGCCACGATTATCGGCGGCTTGTCTTTAAATCTTTCCCGCCGGACAATTGTGGAATTTTCTTTCCTCTTGGCGGTGCCAACAATGATAGCGGCTACCGGTTATGATTTGGCTAAAACCGGGCTTAGCTTTTCCTGCGGAGAACTGGAAGCGTTTTTGGTCGGCTTCTTTATTTCTTTTTTTGCGGCTTTAGCCGGCGTGAAATTTTTTCTGAAATTTATCACTAAATACAATTTTTTCTATTTCGGGATTTATCGGATAATCTTGGGGCTGGCGATTTTAGCTTGGCTTTGGCTCTAG
- a CDS encoding DNA polymerase III subunit alpha, giving the protein MKFVHLHLHSHYSLLDGLTKIDELIAAARDDGAEALALTDHGVMYGAIEFYQKCKKAGIKPIIGVEAYLAPKSRFDKNSKADENYYHLILLAKNNKGYKNLIKLTTIAHLEGFYYKPRIDWEVLEKYREGLIAATACLGGEIPRLILSGKEEKARERIKDYNKLFGPGNFYLELQDHPDLPGQDKVNKKLIEFSRELNVPLIATNDIHYLKKEDDEAQDILLCLQNKKKKEDGDRMNMTGVDYSMRPGREMIEAFRDAPEAIENTLKIAQACNLEIELGNTTLPFFEVPDGYSEMGYLEELCRQGLSKRYGENYEQVSKEIKERMDYELSVIKKMGWPSYFLIVADFVNWAKNNGIVVGPGRGSAAGSLVCYLTGITNLDPLKYDLLFERFLNPDRISMPDIDMDFADTGRDEVIRYVEDKYGKDHVSQIITFGTMAARAAVRDVGRVLDYPYDYCDKLAKMIPMFSKIDEALKNVDEFKEIYKNEEAARRIIDYARRLEGVARHASTHACGVLITKEPLANYVPLQYASSSDRSLVSQYSLHPIEDLGLLKMDFLGLKNLTIIESAVKIIKNTRGLEIDIDTIPLDDKKTYSLFQTGETTGVFQFESSGMKRYLRELKPTEFEDIVAMVALYRPGPMEWIDDYITGKHKKKKVSYLHQKLEPILGKTYGVAIYQEQVMEIAKSLAGFSMAEADVLRKAMGKKIPELLTKQREKFIDGCVKNSIAKELGEKIFSFIEPFAGYGFNRSHAACYALIGYQTAYLKAHWPAEFMASLLTSDQQNTDRITIEIEECRKMGINIMPPDINESFASFTVVTSGTKANRAVDQSEEASTIRFGLRAVKNVGEHIVEVIIRERKENGPYKNIFDFLARVTDKDLNKKSMESLIKSGGLDQFGERGQMLANIDNLLGFNKEVSKVRDSRQNSLFIDAPNLNKANEIKLAPAAPAGNREKLDWEKQLLGFYITEHPFLSYEKYLRDITVPLTELQAVLSEDFSLSGSPAGKTNFFSSRNGNGEAVNVSGIITGIKKIITRANESMFFVKIEDAISKVEVLVFPRLLKETGHIWQEGKVIICQGKISTKDREIKLLANKAEELILETIEDSLSNFRKIIAGNGFSRTVRNNGPNNHLAKSAGEAASYSAKAANQPLGLVFNKALSPEELQELKGIFLKNKGEDKVYFIIRQNEKNNVVETSFCVSNNNCLREEIKGLFGNSLQIVDKK; this is encoded by the coding sequence ATGAAATTCGTCCATCTCCATCTCCATAGCCATTATTCCCTTTTGGACGGCTTGACCAAAATAGACGAGCTTATAGCCGCGGCTCGTGACGACGGCGCCGAAGCCTTGGCCTTAACTGACCACGGGGTTATGTATGGCGCGATTGAATTTTACCAAAAATGCAAGAAAGCCGGCATAAAGCCTATTATTGGCGTGGAGGCTTATCTTGCGCCAAAATCCCGTTTTGACAAGAATTCTAAGGCCGATGAAAATTATTACCACCTTATTCTTTTGGCGAAAAACAACAAAGGTTATAAAAATTTAATAAAACTTACGACCATTGCCCATTTGGAGGGGTTTTATTATAAGCCGAGAATAGATTGGGAGGTTTTGGAAAAATACCGCGAGGGCTTAATCGCCGCTACGGCTTGCCTGGGCGGAGAAATACCCCGTTTGATTTTATCCGGGAAAGAAGAGAAGGCCCGAGAGCGGATAAAAGATTATAATAAACTTTTTGGGCCGGGTAATTTTTACTTGGAATTGCAGGACCATCCCGATCTTCCCGGCCAGGACAAGGTTAATAAAAAATTAATTGAGTTTTCTCGCGAGTTAAATGTGCCTCTGATCGCCACCAATGATATTCATTATTTGAAGAAAGAAGACGATGAAGCGCAGGATATTTTGCTTTGCCTGCAGAACAAAAAAAAGAAAGAAGACGGCGATCGAATGAATATGACCGGAGTTGACTATTCAATGCGCCCGGGGCGGGAAATGATTGAAGCTTTCCGCGACGCGCCGGAGGCGATAGAGAATACTTTAAAAATCGCGCAAGCCTGTAATCTGGAGATTGAATTGGGCAATACCACCCTGCCTTTCTTTGAAGTTCCCGACGGATATAGCGAGATGGGTTATTTGGAAGAATTATGCCGGCAGGGGCTTTCCAAAAGATACGGAGAAAATTACGAGCAAGTAAGCAAAGAGATAAAAGAGAGAATGGATTATGAATTGTCGGTAATTAAAAAAATGGGCTGGCCTTCTTATTTTTTGATTGTGGCGGATTTTGTCAATTGGGCCAAGAATAACGGGATTGTTGTCGGTCCGGGCCGGGGATCGGCCGCCGGTTCTTTGGTTTGTTATCTAACCGGCATAACCAATCTGGACCCCTTAAAATACGATTTATTATTTGAGCGTTTTTTGAATCCCGACCGTATTTCCATGCCGGATATAGATATGGATTTTGCCGATACCGGACGGGACGAGGTAATCCGTTATGTGGAGGATAAATATGGCAAGGACCATGTGTCCCAAATTATCACTTTCGGGACAATGGCGGCCCGGGCGGCGGTTCGCGACGTTGGCCGGGTTTTAGATTATCCTTATGATTATTGCGACAAGTTGGCGAAAATGATTCCGATGTTTTCAAAAATTGATGAAGCCTTAAAAAATGTTGATGAATTCAAAGAGATATACAAAAACGAGGAAGCGGCCCGGCGAATCATTGATTACGCCCGCCGTTTGGAAGGCGTGGCCCGGCATGCCTCAACCCATGCCTGTGGCGTCCTTATTACCAAAGAACCGCTGGCGAATTATGTGCCCCTGCAGTACGCCTCTTCTTCGGACCGCAGCTTAGTCTCCCAATACAGCCTTCATCCGATTGAAGATTTGGGCTTGCTTAAAATGGATTTTTTAGGGCTTAAAAACCTCACTATCATTGAATCGGCGGTTAAAATTATAAAAAATACCCGAGGCCTTGAAATTGACATAGACACAATTCCCCTTGATGATAAAAAAACTTACAGCCTTTTTCAGACCGGAGAAACAACCGGCGTATTCCAATTTGAATCTTCTGGCATGAAGCGTTATTTACGCGAGCTTAAGCCTACCGAATTTGAAGATATTGTCGCGATGGTAGCCCTGTACCGGCCGGGGCCGATGGAATGGATAGACGATTATATAACCGGAAAGCATAAAAAGAAAAAAGTTTCTTATCTCCATCAGAAACTGGAGCCGATTCTTGGAAAAACTTATGGGGTGGCGATTTACCAGGAGCAGGTTATGGAAATTGCCAAGAGTTTGGCCGGCTTTTCCATGGCCGAAGCGGATGTTTTGAGAAAAGCTATGGGCAAAAAGATCCCAGAACTTTTAACCAAACAACGGGAGAAGTTCATTGACGGTTGCGTAAAGAATAGCATTGCCAAGGAGTTAGGGGAAAAGATTTTTTCTTTTATTGAACCTTTTGCCGGCTATGGCTTTAACCGCAGCCATGCCGCTTGCTACGCCTTGATCGGCTACCAGACGGCTTATTTGAAAGCCCATTGGCCGGCGGAATTTATGGCCTCTCTGCTTACTTCTGACCAGCAGAATACGGATAGGATTACCATTGAGATTGAAGAATGCCGGAAAATGGGAATCAACATAATGCCGCCCGATATAAACGAATCTTTCGCTTCTTTTACCGTAGTGACAAGCGGCACAAAAGCCAATCGAGCCGTAGATCAGTCTGAAGAAGCAAGCACCATCCGTTTCGGCTTAAGAGCGGTAAAAAATGTTGGTGAGCATATTGTGGAAGTAATTATAAGAGAGAGAAAGGAAAACGGCCCTTACAAAAATATTTTTGATTTTTTAGCCAGAGTGACTGATAAAGATTTGAATAAAAAATCCATGGAAAGCTTAATAAAAAGCGGGGGATTGGACCAATTTGGCGAACGGGGGCAGATGCTGGCCAATATTGACAACCTGCTTGGTTTTAATAAGGAAGTGAGCAAGGTCAGAGACAGCAGGCAAAACAGCCTATTTATTGACGCGCCCAATTTAAATAAAGCCAACGAGATAAAATTGGCTCCGGCCGCGCCGGCCGGAAACCGAGAAAAGCTGGATTGGGAAAAGCAATTATTGGGTTTTTATATCACCGAACATCCCTTTTTAAGTTATGAGAAATATTTGCGGGATATAACTGTCCCTTTGACCGAATTGCAGGCGGTTTTATCCGAAGATTTCAGCCTTTCCGGGTCCCCGGCCGGAAAAACTAATTTTTTTTCCAGCCGGAACGGAAACGGCGAAGCCGTTAATGTTTCCGGCATAATAACGGGCATAAAAAAAATAATTACCCGCGCCAATGAATCAATGTTTTTTGTCAAAATAGAGGATGCCATCAGCAAGGTGGAGGTTTTGGTATTTCCCCGACTATTAAAAGAGACTGGCCATATTTGGCAGGAAGGCAAAGTAATTATTTGCCAAGGCAAAATTTCCACCAAGGATCGGGAAATAAAGCTATTGGCCAACAAAGCCGAAGAATTAATTTTGGAGACGATTGAAGACTCTTTGAGCAATTTCAGAAAGATTATAGCCGGCAACGGTTTTAGCCGGACCGTCCGAAACAATGGTCCGAATAACCACTTGGCAAAATCGGCCGGAGAGGCGGCCTCTTATTCCGCTAAAGCCGCCAACCAACCCTTGGGATTAGTGTTTAATAAAGCTTTAAGTCCGGAAGAGCTCCAAGAACTCAAGGGGATATTTTTAAAAAACAAAGGCGAAGATAAGGTTTATTTTATAATCAGGCAGAACGAAAAGAATAACGTCGTGGAAACAAGTTTTTGCGTGAGCAACAACAATTGTTTGAGGGAGGAAATAAAGGGTTTATTTGGCAATAGCCTGCAGATTGTGGACAAAAAATAA
- a CDS encoding trypsin-like peptidase domain-containing protein, with amino-acid sequence MENNFKKTFIAILVSSVIVSSIFGGAMGFWAGAVSSSQLDLFGWIKNTITGQEDSQKSGISDGLGGKIIKVEEESGVIDAVEKVSPAVVSIIVTKDLPVIERYYSDPFGDDFFRQFFGDDFGDLFGAPQYRQKGTEKKEIGGGTGFIISPDGYIVTNKHVVYDEEAEYTVLMNDETKHEAKVLARDPSTDLAILKIDGGDFSVVELGDSDNLKVGQTVIAIGNALGEFRNTVSTGVISGLSRSIVAGRVGVGSEQLVGVIQTDASINSGNSGGPLLNIAGQVIGINTAIAQNAQNIGFALPINEAKNTIESVKKDGRIIRPWLGVRYVLINKSIAEANKLNVDYGALIVRGENRTDLAVIPGSPADKAGLVENDIILEVNGKKINEDNPLVKVIGKFKVGEEITLKILRKGEEKEVKVKLEEMK; translated from the coding sequence ATGGAAAACAATTTTAAAAAGACTTTTATAGCTATCCTTGTTTCTTCAGTGATAGTAAGTTCTATTTTTGGAGGAGCCATGGGCTTTTGGGCCGGCGCAGTATCATCCAGCCAGCTTGATTTATTTGGCTGGATAAAAAATACAATCACCGGGCAGGAAGATAGCCAAAAATCAGGGATAAGCGATGGTTTGGGCGGTAAAATTATAAAAGTAGAAGAAGAATCGGGGGTCATTGACGCTGTAGAAAAAGTATCTCCGGCAGTAGTAAGCATTATCGTCACCAAGGATTTGCCTGTAATTGAACGGTATTATAGCGATCCCTTTGGCGATGATTTTTTTCGCCAGTTTTTCGGGGATGACTTCGGGGATTTATTCGGCGCGCCGCAGTACCGGCAGAAAGGCACGGAGAAAAAAGAAATCGGCGGCGGCACCGGCTTTATTATTTCCCCTGACGGTTATATAGTTACCAACAAACACGTGGTTTATGACGAAGAAGCCGAATATACGGTTTTGATGAATGACGAAACCAAACATGAAGCAAAAGTTTTGGCACGAGATCCGTCTACTGACTTGGCGATTTTAAAGATTGATGGCGGTGATTTTTCTGTTGTAGAGCTTGGAGATTCGGATAATTTGAAAGTTGGGCAAACAGTTATCGCTATCGGCAATGCCTTGGGCGAATTTAGAAATACGGTTTCTACCGGAGTGATTTCCGGATTGTCTCGCTCTATTGTCGCGGGCAGAGTTGGAGTTGGCAGCGAACAGCTTGTTGGCGTAATTCAGACAGACGCTTCCATTAATTCCGGTAATTCCGGCGGGCCGCTTTTGAATATTGCCGGCCAGGTAATTGGCATAAATACGGCTATCGCCCAAAATGCTCAAAATATCGGCTTTGCCCTTCCAATCAATGAAGCGAAAAATACCATTGAAAGCGTCAAAAAAGATGGACGGATAATAAGGCCGTGGCTGGGAGTAAGATATGTTTTAATTAATAAGTCTATTGCCGAAGCCAATAAATTAAACGTTGATTACGGCGCCCTGATTGTTCGGGGCGAGAATAGAACCGATTTGGCGGTTATTCCCGGTTCGCCGGCAGATAAAGCCGGGTTAGTGGAAAATGATATTATTTTGGAAGTAAATGGAAAAAAAATTAACGAGGATAATCCTCTGGTTAAAGTAATTGGCAAATTTAAAGTCGGCGAGGAAATTACCTTAAAAATTTTGCGCAAAGGCGAGGAGAAAGAGGTGAAAGTAAAGCTGGAAGAGATGAAATGA